In one window of Paracholeplasma morum DNA:
- a CDS encoding sensor histidine kinase has protein sequence MNQKYYIYHSVKRLTLFIFFTMFISGLITLFITLTLIYVIKIEMKFLRNPLYLLATSLVASSLLATIITFLSSKNQMKELNDFLNAINHVARGDFSIRLKKPSNHRMELIYQNFNDMAAELSSIETLRNDFVSNFSHEFKTPIASIKGFAKLLLEGNLTREEQMEYLDIIYQESNRLVKLSENTLNLTKLETQTVVFEKTNYQIAEQIRQCVLILQNEWEEKSLNITLELDEVTYLGNIELMQQLFINIINNAVKFSRQKGDIAITFKKAGDVHLFIITDNGIGMDESTVKHIFDKFYQGDLSHVTPGNGLGLSIVKQIVTLINGEITVNSVPNEGTTFIIKF, from the coding sequence GTGAATCAAAAATACTATATTTATCATTCTGTTAAACGTCTAACCCTATTTATCTTTTTCACAATGTTCATATCAGGGTTGATTACTCTATTTATAACTTTGACGTTAATCTATGTTATTAAAATAGAAATGAAGTTTTTAAGAAACCCTTTATACTTACTAGCCACCTCATTGGTTGCTTCAAGTTTACTAGCTACGATTATTACTTTCCTTTCATCGAAGAACCAAATGAAAGAATTAAATGACTTTCTAAATGCAATCAACCATGTTGCAAGAGGCGATTTTAGCATCCGTTTAAAGAAACCAAGTAACCATCGAATGGAGTTAATCTATCAAAATTTTAATGACATGGCTGCAGAACTCTCAAGCATTGAAACGCTTAGAAATGATTTCGTCTCTAACTTCTCTCATGAGTTTAAAACGCCGATTGCATCGATTAAAGGATTTGCAAAACTCCTTCTTGAAGGCAACCTTACAAGAGAGGAACAGATGGAATACTTAGATATAATTTATCAAGAATCCAATAGACTTGTGAAGCTTTCTGAGAACACACTCAATCTAACCAAACTTGAAACACAAACCGTTGTCTTTGAGAAAACCAATTATCAGATTGCTGAACAAATCAGACAGTGTGTGCTGATTTTACAAAACGAATGGGAAGAAAAATCGCTCAATATCACCTTAGAGTTGGATGAAGTCACCTATCTTGGTAACATTGAATTGATGCAACAACTATTCATCAATATCATTAATAATGCTGTTAAGTTTTCCAGACAAAAAGGTGATATTGCCATCACTTTTAAAAAAGCTGGGGATGTTCATCTATTCATTATTACCGATAATGGTATTGGCATGGATGAGTCTACTGTAAAGCATATATTTGATAAATTCTATCAAGGAGATTTATCACACGTTACTCCAGGAAATGGGCTAGGATTGTCGATTGTCAAACAAATAGTAACGCTCATTAATGGGGAGATCACCGTTAATAGTGTTCCTAATGAAGGCACGACTTTTATTATTAAGTTCTAG
- a CDS encoding response regulator transcription factor: protein MAKILVVDDDKNTRKLIEVSLNKHHDVLLATTGKQALTIFEENVIDLLVVDVMMPEINGYELTKLLRETNHSNPILMLTAKHSIADKQKGFSLGIDDFLTKPFDPIELQLRVDALLRRSLISSKHILDINGITLNKKSLEVTTSDGSIMLPKKEFDLLFKFLSYPNIIFTKYQLMDEIWGVSNDSDDHTVNVHVNKLRNKFSSCDAFEIMTVRGLGFKAVLKK, encoded by the coding sequence ATGGCAAAAATACTTGTTGTCGATGACGATAAGAATACTAGAAAACTAATTGAAGTATCATTAAACAAGCACCATGATGTTTTATTGGCGACAACAGGAAAACAGGCGCTTACTATCTTTGAAGAAAACGTCATTGATTTACTTGTTGTCGATGTAATGATGCCTGAAATTAACGGTTATGAATTAACAAAGCTGCTAAGAGAAACCAACCACAGTAATCCAATTCTTATGTTAACGGCAAAACACTCTATTGCTGACAAGCAAAAAGGATTTTCACTAGGCATTGATGACTTCCTAACAAAACCTTTTGATCCAATTGAACTTCAACTTAGGGTGGATGCTTTGCTTAGAAGGTCTTTAATATCTAGCAAGCACATCTTAGACATCAACGGTATCACCTTAAATAAGAAATCCCTTGAAGTCACTACGTCAGATGGCTCGATAATGCTTCCTAAAAAAGAATTTGACTTGTTGTTTAAGTTTCTAAGTTACCCCAATATCATCTTCACTAAATACCAATTAATGGATGAGATTTGGGGCGTATCCAATGATTCTGATGATCATACAGTCAACGTTCATGTTAACAAACTGCGTAATAAATTTAGTTCATGTGACGCATTTGAGATCATGACTGTACGTGGATTAGGATTTAAGGCGGTGCTTAAAAAGTGA
- the epsC gene encoding serine O-acetyltransferase EpsC — protein MFFKQLRLTINAAKRNDPSAPTKLTILLSYPGIHALMFHRVAHFFYRIKWTGFARIISNIGRTFTNIDIHPGAKIGKGLFIDHGAGVVIGQTAVIKDNVVLFHGVTLGSNSTASSGKRHPNVGNNVKIYANSTLVGNINIGDDSVIGANTMVKQDIPPKSVVVGNPMRFISIDGNRVYDTACECEIMRQELQTLKERLEELEKYKTSEK, from the coding sequence ATGTTCTTCAAACAACTGAGATTAACCATAAATGCAGCTAAACGAAATGATCCTTCTGCACCAACCAAACTCACGATACTCTTATCCTATCCAGGCATACATGCTTTAATGTTTCATCGGGTAGCACATTTCTTTTATAGAATTAAATGGACAGGTTTTGCAAGAATCATTTCAAACATCGGAAGAACATTTACAAATATCGATATCCATCCGGGTGCGAAAATAGGAAAAGGGTTATTTATAGATCATGGTGCCGGTGTAGTCATTGGACAAACAGCAGTGATTAAAGATAATGTAGTATTGTTTCATGGGGTTACATTAGGGAGCAATTCAACTGCTTCAAGTGGAAAAAGACATCCCAATGTTGGCAATAACGTTAAGATTTATGCCAATAGTACATTGGTTGGAAACATCAATATTGGCGATGACTCTGTGATTGGTGCCAACACAATGGTCAAGCAAGACATTCCTCCAAAAAGTGTGGTTGTAGGGAATCCTATGAGATTCATTTCAATTGATGGCAATAGGGTATACGACACAGCTTGTGAATGTGAAATAATGCGTCAAGAACTTCAAACACTGAAGGAAAGACTTGAAGAATTGGAAAAGTACAAAACATCAGAAAAATGA
- a CDS encoding ABC transporter ATP-binding protein/permease codes for MLQLRDIKKDYIIGQLKIKALKGISLDFRKNEFVAILGQSGSGKTTLMNLIGGLDQYTSGDLLINGKSTKDFLDKDWDNYRNKRIGFIFQSYNLIPHQTVIANVELALTLSGISAEERRKRAIAVLNEVGLDDQLYKKPNQLSGGQMQRVAIARALVNNPEVLLADEPTGALDTKTSEQIMNLIKKVASDRLVIMVTHNPELAEEYANRVIKMSDGLITEDTNPYDASKDVMFKNQVESMKQISKQTKKVRDKTSMSFMTALSLSLKNLITKKGRTILTAIAGSIGIIGVALILSLSTGMNNYIDKIQRDTLSSNPLTISETAFDLNAAMKALEGIKVFEQFPSQKKVFVEQVISAEDVMKRNDITESYIDFLEENIKEEWVLDVTYQTGLSLDIYDVKNVNETKVYQKLETKEQSGGPFGGGGSPWTMLVNDAFINDQYDIIEGRLPEDKDELVLIVDQYNKVSETILEKLGLKESGDGLEEVDFTTILDKEYELALNDQIYVNVDDVFRLNSPQTINFDETLTLKVVGIIRQNEQTDQSVHSTGFGYTKELYSYVQNGNMTSEIVTFMRQNANINPLTGTPINEDVYKAIIRSFGGNDVPNTISIYPSNFESKELIKETLINYNKANKDNAIYYTDLAELLGNFFQQMVNTVSYVLIAFTSISLVVSSIMIGIITYVSVLERTKEIGILRAIGARKKDITRVFNAETFLIGGLAGLFGVLIAYLLSFPINSIVYKLTEVKNISSLSLLSAVALIVISIGLTVLAGLIPARGASKKDPVLALRSE; via the coding sequence ATGCTACAACTTAGAGACATAAAAAAAGACTATATAATAGGACAATTGAAAATCAAAGCACTTAAAGGTATCTCGCTTGATTTTAGAAAAAATGAATTTGTTGCGATACTAGGACAAAGTGGATCAGGTAAAACCACACTAATGAACTTGATTGGAGGTCTTGATCAATATACTAGCGGTGACTTGTTAATTAATGGCAAATCGACCAAAGATTTTCTGGACAAGGATTGGGATAATTATCGTAACAAACGTATTGGGTTTATCTTTCAAAGCTATAATCTAATTCCTCACCAAACCGTTATTGCAAACGTAGAGTTAGCTTTAACATTATCAGGGATATCAGCAGAAGAAAGAAGAAAACGTGCGATTGCAGTTTTAAATGAGGTTGGACTGGATGACCAGTTGTATAAAAAACCAAATCAATTATCAGGCGGTCAAATGCAACGTGTTGCGATTGCTAGAGCTTTGGTCAATAACCCAGAAGTTTTACTAGCAGATGAACCAACAGGTGCATTGGACACCAAAACATCTGAACAAATTATGAACCTCATCAAAAAGGTTGCAAGCGATCGTTTAGTCATAATGGTAACTCATAATCCAGAATTGGCTGAAGAATACGCAAATCGTGTCATTAAAATGTCGGATGGTCTAATTACGGAAGACACTAATCCATACGATGCATCTAAAGATGTTATGTTCAAGAATCAAGTAGAGTCAATGAAACAAATTTCGAAACAAACGAAGAAGGTAAGAGACAAAACTTCAATGAGTTTTATGACGGCTTTATCACTTTCTCTTAAGAATTTGATTACTAAAAAAGGCCGTACGATATTAACCGCAATTGCTGGTTCAATTGGGATAATTGGTGTGGCGCTCATTCTAAGTTTATCTACAGGGATGAATAACTATATCGACAAAATCCAACGTGATACCTTGTCAAGTAACCCCTTAACCATTAGTGAGACAGCCTTTGACCTTAATGCGGCAATGAAAGCTCTAGAAGGCATTAAAGTATTTGAGCAGTTTCCGAGTCAAAAGAAGGTATTTGTTGAACAAGTCATTTCTGCTGAAGATGTAATGAAACGAAACGACATTACAGAATCGTATATTGATTTCTTAGAGGAAAACATCAAAGAAGAATGGGTGCTTGATGTGACATATCAAACAGGACTCTCTTTAGATATTTACGATGTTAAGAACGTTAATGAGACTAAAGTCTATCAAAAACTAGAAACTAAAGAACAATCTGGTGGACCATTTGGTGGCGGTGGAAGCCCATGGACGATGCTTGTTAACGACGCATTTATCAATGACCAATATGACATTATTGAAGGACGTCTTCCAGAAGATAAAGACGAACTCGTATTAATCGTTGATCAGTATAATAAAGTCTCTGAAACCATATTAGAAAAACTCGGCTTGAAAGAGTCAGGCGATGGATTAGAGGAAGTAGATTTCACGACCATCTTGGATAAAGAGTATGAGCTGGCTTTAAATGATCAAATCTACGTTAATGTTGATGATGTGTTCCGTTTGAATTCACCTCAAACCATTAATTTCGATGAGACATTAACCCTTAAAGTTGTTGGAATTATTAGACAAAATGAACAAACTGACCAATCCGTTCATTCAACCGGTTTTGGATACACAAAAGAATTATATAGCTACGTTCAAAATGGAAATATGACCTCAGAGATTGTGACATTTATGAGACAAAATGCCAATATTAACCCATTGACTGGCACACCAATCAATGAAGATGTTTATAAAGCAATTATCCGTTCATTTGGAGGAAATGATGTCCCTAATACAATTAGTATTTATCCTTCAAATTTTGAATCAAAAGAACTGATAAAAGAAACTTTAATTAACTATAACAAAGCAAATAAAGACAATGCGATTTACTATACAGACTTGGCAGAACTTCTAGGGAATTTCTTCCAACAAATGGTCAACACAGTTTCCTATGTTCTAATCGCATTTACATCAATTTCTTTAGTAGTATCCTCAATAATGATTGGTATCATTACTTATGTATCAGTACTTGAACGTACGAAGGAAATTGGTATTCTAAGAGCTATTGGAGCAAGAAAGAAAGACATCACTCGAGTATTTAATGCTGAAACCTTCCTAATTGGTGGGCTTGCTGGATTATTCGGTGTGCTAATTGCTTACTTGTTATCGTTCCCAATTAACTCAATTGTATATAAACTAACGGAAGTGAAAAACATTTCTAGTCTATCGTTATTAAGCGCAGTTGCACTAATCGTTATTTCTATAGGTCTAACCGTATTAGCGGGGTTAATTCCTGCTAGAGGAGCATCTAAGAAAGACCCAGTGCTTGCACTTAGATCAGAATAA
- the cysK gene encoding cysteine synthase A: protein MKIANSYADLVGNTPLVRLNRLEKVLGLDVELVAKIEKYNPLSSVKDRLAKAMIEDLERRNLLTKDTVIVEPTSGNTGIGLAFICASKGIPLKIIMPESVSKERLLTIKALGAEVILTEGSKGMKGSIMLAEKLLSENPNYIMPQQFKNLANAEMHRRTTAVEILNDTDQKVDIFVAGVGTGGTITGVGEVLKKTLKNVRIVAVEPKDSSVLSGNAPGSHKIQGIGAGFVPDVLNVNVIDEIVQITNEEAIEMTKLVARIEGLFVGISSGAALAACEKLAKTGLYSNKRIVVLLPDSGERYLSTGIFE, encoded by the coding sequence ATGAAAATAGCAAATAGTTATGCTGACTTAGTCGGCAACACGCCTTTAGTCAGATTGAATAGATTAGAAAAAGTACTAGGATTGGATGTTGAACTGGTTGCCAAAATAGAAAAATACAATCCGCTTTCCTCTGTCAAAGACCGCTTGGCGAAAGCGATGATTGAAGACTTAGAAAGAAGAAACTTACTAACTAAAGATACAGTGATCGTTGAACCTACTTCAGGTAACACTGGGATTGGTTTGGCATTTATTTGTGCATCAAAAGGCATTCCTCTAAAAATCATTATGCCTGAAAGTGTATCTAAAGAACGTCTCTTGACAATAAAAGCACTGGGAGCAGAAGTTATACTAACAGAGGGTTCAAAAGGGATGAAGGGGTCAATTATGCTTGCGGAAAAGCTATTGTCTGAAAATCCTAATTACATCATGCCTCAACAATTTAAAAACTTAGCCAATGCAGAAATGCATAGAAGAACCACTGCAGTAGAAATTCTAAATGACACTGACCAAAAAGTTGACATATTCGTTGCTGGTGTTGGTACTGGTGGTACCATCACAGGAGTTGGAGAAGTGTTAAAGAAGACATTAAAGAATGTTAGAATCGTCGCAGTAGAACCAAAAGATTCTAGTGTTTTATCTGGTAATGCCCCAGGAAGTCATAAAATCCAAGGTATTGGCGCTGGGTTTGTGCCTGATGTCCTTAATGTTAATGTCATCGATGAAATCGTTCAAATCACAAATGAAGAGGCCATAGAAATGACAAAACTCGTTGCACGTATTGAAGGTCTTTTTGTAGGCATTTCATCTGGTGCAGCATTAGCTGCATGTGAGAAATTAGCTAAGACAGGATTATATTCGAATAAACGTATTGTAGTATTGTTACCGGATTCTGGGGAAAGATATCTCTCAACAGGGATATTTGAATAA
- a CDS encoding MBL fold metallo-hydrolase, whose translation MHIKKFVLGDIRSNCYIVYQNHKALVIDPGFESQEVYDFINNENLEVTIIYATHGHLDHVGGINALKQKFPNAVVYAPKRDIDFLDVTKGYSRLKESVNVDYLLDNDIEQVILFEGVNFRVIHTPGHSKGGTCLYANQTLFSGDTLFYQTVGRTDLHQSSFEELKSSILEKLYTLPDETICYPGHGSFTTIGHEKKSNVFVRL comes from the coding sequence ATGCATATTAAAAAATTCGTTTTGGGTGATATTCGCTCGAACTGCTATATTGTTTATCAAAACCACAAGGCACTAGTCATTGATCCTGGTTTTGAAAGCCAAGAGGTATATGATTTCATAAACAATGAAAATCTTGAAGTGACGATTATTTACGCTACTCATGGACACCTTGACCATGTAGGTGGTATAAATGCCTTAAAACAAAAGTTTCCGAATGCAGTCGTATATGCTCCAAAGCGTGATATCGATTTTTTAGATGTCACTAAAGGCTATTCAAGATTAAAAGAATCCGTGAATGTCGATTATTTACTAGATAATGACATTGAACAGGTCATTCTTTTCGAAGGCGTTAATTTTCGAGTAATTCATACCCCTGGTCATTCTAAAGGTGGCACATGCCTTTATGCTAATCAAACGCTCTTTAGTGGTGATACACTTTTCTATCAAACGGTTGGTAGAACAGATTTACATCAGTCTTCGTTTGAAGAACTAAAATCATCCATTCTCGAGAAGCTTTATACCTTGCCGGATGAAACCATTTGTTACCCAGGACATGGTAGTTTTACAACCATCGGTCATGAAAAAAAATCAAACGTGTTTGTTAGATTATAG
- a CDS encoding ABC transporter permease: MKKRVWLIIAFIVLIIASISIGVANITIIDIIQLDKEAWFLIWTSRVPRTVSIIVTAVGLSLSGLILQTISKNKFISPSVVGVTDSAQLGLLVAYLFLGSLSMTSKLLFAFMFAVIGSFVFITILQKIKFKNDIYVPLIGMMFGSIISAIVSFIAFQFNATQFIDTIGLGSFTTKISGNNELLYIAIIPIIVAFIYMVQFNIVGMGEDFAKNLGVKYKQTMMIGLLIISLVTASIYVVVGSIPFIGLVVPNLVSIYYGDNVKKTSWDVVLFGSVFVLFADIISRILIFPYEIPVSLTMGVIGSIVFLYLIYRRVNYAK; the protein is encoded by the coding sequence ATGAAAAAGAGAGTATGGTTAATAATCGCTTTCATAGTTCTAATCATTGCCTCAATTTCAATAGGGGTTGCGAATATAACAATTATAGATATTATCCAACTAGATAAAGAGGCTTGGTTCTTAATCTGGACGTCAAGAGTACCTAGAACTGTGTCGATTATCGTTACAGCAGTTGGGCTTTCTTTAAGTGGCTTAATATTGCAAACAATTAGTAAAAATAAGTTCATTTCACCTTCAGTAGTGGGGGTTACCGATTCTGCTCAATTAGGTTTACTAGTAGCCTATTTATTCTTGGGTAGTTTGAGTATGACTTCAAAGTTACTGTTCGCATTCATGTTTGCAGTCATCGGAAGTTTTGTTTTCATAACGATTCTTCAGAAGATTAAGTTTAAGAATGATATTTATGTGCCTTTAATAGGGATGATGTTTGGGTCAATCATATCGGCAATCGTATCCTTTATTGCATTTCAATTTAATGCAACTCAATTCATTGATACGATTGGTCTCGGGAGCTTTACAACAAAGATCTCAGGAAACAATGAATTGCTATACATCGCGATTATTCCGATTATTGTTGCATTCATCTACATGGTTCAGTTTAACATCGTAGGTATGGGCGAAGATTTCGCAAAAAACTTAGGTGTTAAATATAAACAAACGATGATGATTGGATTGTTAATCATCTCATTGGTGACAGCCTCCATTTATGTTGTCGTAGGTTCCATTCCATTTATTGGATTAGTAGTACCTAACTTGGTTTCAATCTACTATGGTGACAACGTTAAGAAGACCTCATGGGATGTCGTATTATTCGGGAGTGTGTTTGTTTTATTTGCAGACATCATTTCTAGGATACTTATCTTCCCATATGAGATCCCAGTATCCCTAACCATGG
- a CDS encoding O-antigen ligase family protein → MNKLKSFLQSNIYIISVFSLAFIAFISTGDFQIINRIAMSFLLIAFALILSFSKDTIYVVPITFALLYSYNTTNPNLDTLSGFNFVYLIVIFVIGGLITHIIRFKPKPKKGVLTISFALFILSYFIPMIYRPFTWTLLQLSSISIVYLLVYVLLGSTIKPNKDFLMKTLFAASVLLVLEMAYRIGIGYFETPSNLALFDRIKDGMRSSWYSEDFGWGNVNDVTIHITLLFGSQIYMLIKYQKKIIFWLTPLFTVFVIFLMASRGGYLSIGLSLVIYGYLIYKNADKETWKNLLITLSVGALIALALLPAVIEAIIIMAQGGFKDFNYFTSDRLVLYKNAIKLFKQYPLFGAGWESMTDVVNPNRIQVFHSTIFHTLAVMGLLGMGILIYYFYVSFKFLFTNRTLHKTMIAVGILVSQLHGLYDNTQFMLIYTMATILLFTMLEPLENKDIL, encoded by the coding sequence ATGAACAAACTTAAGTCTTTTTTACAATCAAATATATATATCATTTCGGTTTTCTCATTAGCTTTTATCGCTTTTATTTCTACAGGCGATTTTCAAATAATCAATAGGATTGCGATGAGTTTTTTACTTATAGCATTTGCATTGATACTATCTTTCAGCAAGGATACAATCTACGTTGTTCCTATCACATTTGCTTTGTTATACTCTTATAACACAACCAATCCGAATCTAGATACACTTAGTGGATTCAACTTTGTCTACCTGATTGTCATCTTCGTGATTGGTGGTTTAATAACTCACATCATTAGATTTAAACCGAAGCCCAAAAAAGGCGTTTTAACGATTAGTTTCGCCTTATTCATACTTAGTTACTTTATTCCAATGATTTATAGACCGTTCACATGGACACTATTACAGTTATCATCGATTTCAATTGTCTATTTATTAGTGTATGTTTTACTTGGATCAACCATCAAACCGAATAAGGACTTTTTGATGAAGACCTTGTTTGCGGCATCTGTATTATTGGTATTAGAAATGGCTTACCGAATTGGCATTGGGTATTTTGAAACACCATCCAATCTCGCTTTGTTTGACCGAATTAAAGATGGTATGCGCAGTTCTTGGTACAGTGAAGACTTTGGTTGGGGTAACGTTAATGATGTTACAATCCACATCACACTTCTATTTGGTAGTCAAATATACATGCTAATTAAGTATCAAAAGAAAATCATCTTCTGGTTAACTCCACTGTTCACAGTGTTTGTTATTTTCTTGATGGCTTCAAGGGGTGGGTATTTATCCATTGGGCTTTCACTAGTGATTTATGGCTATTTAATCTATAAAAATGCCGATAAAGAAACTTGGAAGAACTTGCTTATTACGTTATCCGTTGGTGCTTTAATTGCCTTAGCTTTACTCCCAGCAGTGATAGAAGCAATCATCATTATGGCACAAGGTGGGTTTAAAGACTTTAATTATTTCACATCAGATCGACTAGTTCTCTATAAAAACGCAATTAAGCTATTCAAGCAATATCCACTCTTCGGAGCTGGATGGGAATCGATGACAGATGTTGTAAATCCAAACCGCATTCAAGTATTCCATTCGACCATATTCCATACCTTAGCAGTTATGGGATTATTAGGAATGGGCATCTTAATTTATTACTTCTATGTTAGCTTCAAATTTCTATTTACAAATAGGACGCTTCATAAAACAATGATTGCTGTCGGTATTTTAGTCAGTCAGTTGCACGGGCTCTATGACAATACTCAGTTTATGTTGATTTATACCATGGCAACAATTCTTCTATTTACCATGCTAGAACCATTAGAAAATAAAGATATTCTATAA